The proteins below come from a single Ptychodera flava strain L36383 chromosome 6, AS_Pfla_20210202, whole genome shotgun sequence genomic window:
- the LOC139135630 gene encoding histone lysine demethylase PHF8-like isoform X2, giving the protein MASVPVYCICRQVYDVTRFMIECDICKDWFHGSCIGISEHQAHDVEVYHCPICSKIHGPLKLKPRRNWHRHDYSEVDASTRAVQTGTVVFLKELQNRTFPSADQCLIRLHGSQVTIDYFENHGFSKPILIDSKDGLGLAVPPPNFSVSDVESCVGSMKEVHVIDVSRQEEFKMVMKDWGQYFNTPVRSKVYNVISLEFSETKLSEIVIAPTVVRQLCWVSNLWPDQLPDDCPYTKPQVQKYCLMGVKDSYTDFHVDFGGTSVWYHVLRGEKVFYLIEPTTSNLALYESWVSSAQQSEMFFGDQVNECYKLVLKQGQTLFIPTGWIHAVYTPVDTMVFGGNFLHHFNIGLQIQIHELEKRVKTPERFQFPWFETTMWYAAKHFQDLFKDFREDEKKPASYLLDGVKALCSALRSWTMKKEYLKQHQHEIPETIQYSSLIKELSRELKQFDQKTTGKKKEKKKGKKKTAPSPKQQMDLNILHQHTQEKLQQVSEEMSHHLSLRLSPDVLSNEVKLPLTQQLSHRLPAQVVAPRVHEQAYHAIPQEQKPSIKVRIPKPGALTEEKKEEKDVDNQMSSGLKLVLSNGKIVSRSGSPKLKKEKLGGFQPLVSTTGSELESSDNDEIIVDDEPQQKSKPGSLKLKLSFNGKPVVPNDNQASAVSTSQDSSFLSSSLEDFTAVATTTMTTTTGIEQSDSGEDLMPSERSPRGPPPPYPGTASNKIGSIDDLLVASQYDLPPPPAASMTILEIEEELKNQPASPSTHEAIQGMLSIGLPKTTTDSEVPVQPHSTALSSFMSLPARLAFEERAKPKEKRIYADLEDNPDSLPTCFQDSKYVYPTLDEDEGPLFKSRSKKPRRDPADAPWNPKAKLVASCPKPDRPVRDAAKKPNVESGLAEAAARLANQPRPKRQYIRKKPVEKPATPEPIPGPSTSGLNLSHSMGSSAFRPPLNTGGISLSSSAPGSFLKDAMRDKDQSAAAKSKKPKKGMATAKQRLSKILKLQKGGRLIL; this is encoded by the exons TAAAACCAAGAAGAAATTGGCACAGGCATGATTATTCAGAAGTAGATGCATCCACAAGG GCTGTTCAAACAGGAACTGTCGTCTTTTTAAAAGAACTTCAAAACAGAACATTTCCAAGCGCCGACCAGTGTCTCATCCGCCTTCATGGCAGTCAAGTAACGATAGATTACTTTGAAAACCACGGCTTTTCCAAGCCCATACTAATAGATAGTAAAGATGGTCTGGGGCTTGCGGTTCCACCTCCCAACTTTAGCGTCAGTGATGTCGAATCGTGTGTGG GTTCCATGAAAGAAGTCCATGTGATTGATGTATCGCGGCAAGAAGAATTCAAAATGGTAATGAAAGATTGGGGGCAGTATTTCAACACCCCTGTCAGGTCTAAAGTCTACAATGTAATAAGTCTGGAGTTCTCAGAAACAAA aCTTTCAGAAATCGTCATAGCACCGACAGTGGTGCGGCAACTGTGTTGGGTTTCAAATCTGTGGCCGGATCAGTTGCCGGATGACTGCCCATACACCAAGCCACAAGTACAGAAATACTGCCTTATGGGGGTGAAGGACAGCTACACAGATTTCCATGTGGATTTTGGGGGCACATCTGTGTGGTACCATGTACTCAGG ggagaaaaagtattttatttaaTTGAGCCAACAACATCCAATCTTGCCTTATATGAAAGCTGGGTTTCGTCAGCCCAACAGAGTGAAATGTTCTTTGGGGACCAAGTAAATGAATGTTACAAGCTGGTTCTCAAACAGGGTCAAACATTATTCATTCCAACAG GCTGGATTCATGCTGTCTATACGCCAGTAGATACAATGGTGTTTGGAGGCAATTTTCTTCATCACTTCAACATTGGTCTACAAATACA GATTCATGAATTAGAAAAGCGCGTAAAGACACCCGAGAGGTTTCAGTTTCCATGGTTTGAAACGACAATGTGGTATGCAGCCAAACATTTTCAAGACTTATTCAAAG ACTTCAGGGAAGATGAAAAGAAACCAGCATCTTACTTGCTGGATGGTGTGAAAGCTTTGTGCTCGGCACTCAGAAGTTGGACAATGAAAAAAGAG TACTTGAAACAACACCAGCATGAAATCCCAGAGACTATTCAGTACAGTTCTCTCATCAAGGAGTTGAGTCGGGAACTGAAGCAGTTTGAT CAAAAAACCACAGGCAAgaagaaggagaaaaagaaaggcaaaaAGAAGACAGCGCCCTCACCCAAACAGCAGATGGACCTGAATATCTTGCACCAACACACCCAAGAGAAACTACAGCAAGTGTCAGAGGAAATGTCACACCATCTGTCGTTACGTCTGTCACCTGATGTACTGAGTAATGAGGTGAAACTCCCACTTACACAGCAGTTGTCTCACAGACTACCAGCACAGGTAGTCGCTCCAAGAGTACATGAg CAAGCTTACCATGCAATACCTCAAGAGCAGAAACCGTCAATAAAAGTTCGCATTCCAAAACCTGGTGCCTTAACGGAagagaagaaagaagagaaagatgTCGACAATCAAATGAGTTCTGGATTGAAACTGGTTCTTTCCAATGGCAAGATAGTAAG tcggagtggttcgccaaagctGAAGAAGGAAAAACTGGGAGGTTTCCAACCACTAGTCAGCACTACCGGCAGTGAACTGGAATCCAGTGATAATGATGAGATCATTGTTGATGATGAACCGCAGCAGAAGTCCAAGCCAGGATCACTGAAGTTAAAACTTTCCT TCAATGGCAAACCAGTTGTTCCAAATGATAATCAAGCCTCGGCGGTGAGCACAAGTCAAGACAGTTCCTTTCTGTCATCAAGTCTGGAAGACTTCACAGCTGTGGCCACCACCACCATGACCACGACAACGGGTATCGAGCAATCAGACTCCGGAGAAGACCTCATGCCATCGGAAAGAAGTCCGAGAGGACCCCCTCCTCCCTACCCCGGCACAGCATCCAACAAAATTGGAAGCATAGATGATCTCTTGGTCGCCAGTCAGTACGATTTACCACCACCTCCTGCTGCCAGTATGACAATTCTAGAAATTGAAGAAGAGCTCAA GAATCAGCCTGCCTCTCCCAGTACTCATGAAGCAATTCAGGGAATGCTTTCCATTGGTTTACCCAAGACAACAACAGACAGTGAAGTGCCAGTACAACCACATTCAACAGCACTGTCATCGTTCATGAGCCTACCGGCAAGGCTAGCCTTTGAAGAGCGGGCAAAACCCAAGGAGAAGAGGATCTATGCTGACTTAGAGGATAACCCAGACAGTCTTCCAACTTGCTTCCAAGATTCAAAATACG TGTATCCCACGTTAGATGAGGATGAAGGGCCCTTGTTCAAGTCAAGGTCCAAGAAGCCAAGGCGGGACCCTGCCGATGCACCTTGGAATCCAAAAGCCAAGCTGGTGGCGTCATGTCCCAAGCCTGATAGGCCAGTACGTGATGCTGCAAAGAAACCCAATGTTGAGTCAGGACTTGCCGAGGCTGCTGCAAGGCTAGCTAACCAG CCACGACCAAAGAGGCAGTACATCAGGAAAAAGCCGGTAGAAAAACCAGCAACCCCTGAGCCAATTCCAGGACCATCAACGTCAGGACTCAATCTCAGTCATTCCATGGGATCCAGCGCATTCCGACCACCCCTGAATACTGGGGGAATCAGTCTGTCCAGCAGTGCCCCAGGGTCATTTCTCAAGGATGCTATGAGAGATAAGGATCAGTCTGCAGCTGCCAAGT CCAAGAAACCCAAGAAAGGGATGGCCACGGCCAAGCAGAGGCTGAGCAAGATACTGAAGTTACAGAAAGGAGGCAGACTGATTCTCTGA
- the LOC139135630 gene encoding histone lysine demethylase PHF8-like isoform X1: MASVPVYCICRQVYDVTRFMIECDICKDWFHGSCIGISEHQAHDVEVYHCPICSKIHGPLKLKPRRNWHRHDYSEVDASTRAVQTGTVVFLKELQNRTFPSADQCLIRLHGSQVTIDYFENHGFSKPILIDSKDGLGLAVPPPNFSVSDVESCVGSMKEVHVIDVSRQEEFKMVMKDWGQYFNTPVRSKVYNVISLEFSETKLSEIVIAPTVVRQLCWVSNLWPDQLPDDCPYTKPQVQKYCLMGVKDSYTDFHVDFGGTSVWYHVLRGEKVFYLIEPTTSNLALYESWVSSAQQSEMFFGDQVNECYKLVLKQGQTLFIPTGWIHAVYTPVDTMVFGGNFLHHFNIGLQIQIHELEKRVKTPERFQFPWFETTMWYAAKHFQDLFKDFREDEKKPASYLLDGVKALCSALRSWTMKKEQKDLAIYLKQHQHEIPETIQYSSLIKELSRELKQFDQKTTGKKKEKKKGKKKTAPSPKQQMDLNILHQHTQEKLQQVSEEMSHHLSLRLSPDVLSNEVKLPLTQQLSHRLPAQVVAPRVHEQAYHAIPQEQKPSIKVRIPKPGALTEEKKEEKDVDNQMSSGLKLVLSNGKIVSRSGSPKLKKEKLGGFQPLVSTTGSELESSDNDEIIVDDEPQQKSKPGSLKLKLSFNGKPVVPNDNQASAVSTSQDSSFLSSSLEDFTAVATTTMTTTTGIEQSDSGEDLMPSERSPRGPPPPYPGTASNKIGSIDDLLVASQYDLPPPPAASMTILEIEEELKNQPASPSTHEAIQGMLSIGLPKTTTDSEVPVQPHSTALSSFMSLPARLAFEERAKPKEKRIYADLEDNPDSLPTCFQDSKYVYPTLDEDEGPLFKSRSKKPRRDPADAPWNPKAKLVASCPKPDRPVRDAAKKPNVESGLAEAAARLANQPRPKRQYIRKKPVEKPATPEPIPGPSTSGLNLSHSMGSSAFRPPLNTGGISLSSSAPGSFLKDAMRDKDQSAAAKSKKPKKGMATAKQRLSKILKLQKGGRLIL, from the exons TAAAACCAAGAAGAAATTGGCACAGGCATGATTATTCAGAAGTAGATGCATCCACAAGG GCTGTTCAAACAGGAACTGTCGTCTTTTTAAAAGAACTTCAAAACAGAACATTTCCAAGCGCCGACCAGTGTCTCATCCGCCTTCATGGCAGTCAAGTAACGATAGATTACTTTGAAAACCACGGCTTTTCCAAGCCCATACTAATAGATAGTAAAGATGGTCTGGGGCTTGCGGTTCCACCTCCCAACTTTAGCGTCAGTGATGTCGAATCGTGTGTGG GTTCCATGAAAGAAGTCCATGTGATTGATGTATCGCGGCAAGAAGAATTCAAAATGGTAATGAAAGATTGGGGGCAGTATTTCAACACCCCTGTCAGGTCTAAAGTCTACAATGTAATAAGTCTGGAGTTCTCAGAAACAAA aCTTTCAGAAATCGTCATAGCACCGACAGTGGTGCGGCAACTGTGTTGGGTTTCAAATCTGTGGCCGGATCAGTTGCCGGATGACTGCCCATACACCAAGCCACAAGTACAGAAATACTGCCTTATGGGGGTGAAGGACAGCTACACAGATTTCCATGTGGATTTTGGGGGCACATCTGTGTGGTACCATGTACTCAGG ggagaaaaagtattttatttaaTTGAGCCAACAACATCCAATCTTGCCTTATATGAAAGCTGGGTTTCGTCAGCCCAACAGAGTGAAATGTTCTTTGGGGACCAAGTAAATGAATGTTACAAGCTGGTTCTCAAACAGGGTCAAACATTATTCATTCCAACAG GCTGGATTCATGCTGTCTATACGCCAGTAGATACAATGGTGTTTGGAGGCAATTTTCTTCATCACTTCAACATTGGTCTACAAATACA GATTCATGAATTAGAAAAGCGCGTAAAGACACCCGAGAGGTTTCAGTTTCCATGGTTTGAAACGACAATGTGGTATGCAGCCAAACATTTTCAAGACTTATTCAAAG ACTTCAGGGAAGATGAAAAGAAACCAGCATCTTACTTGCTGGATGGTGTGAAAGCTTTGTGCTCGGCACTCAGAAGTTGGACAATGAAAAAAGAG CAAAAAGATCTGGCCATT TACTTGAAACAACACCAGCATGAAATCCCAGAGACTATTCAGTACAGTTCTCTCATCAAGGAGTTGAGTCGGGAACTGAAGCAGTTTGAT CAAAAAACCACAGGCAAgaagaaggagaaaaagaaaggcaaaaAGAAGACAGCGCCCTCACCCAAACAGCAGATGGACCTGAATATCTTGCACCAACACACCCAAGAGAAACTACAGCAAGTGTCAGAGGAAATGTCACACCATCTGTCGTTACGTCTGTCACCTGATGTACTGAGTAATGAGGTGAAACTCCCACTTACACAGCAGTTGTCTCACAGACTACCAGCACAGGTAGTCGCTCCAAGAGTACATGAg CAAGCTTACCATGCAATACCTCAAGAGCAGAAACCGTCAATAAAAGTTCGCATTCCAAAACCTGGTGCCTTAACGGAagagaagaaagaagagaaagatgTCGACAATCAAATGAGTTCTGGATTGAAACTGGTTCTTTCCAATGGCAAGATAGTAAG tcggagtggttcgccaaagctGAAGAAGGAAAAACTGGGAGGTTTCCAACCACTAGTCAGCACTACCGGCAGTGAACTGGAATCCAGTGATAATGATGAGATCATTGTTGATGATGAACCGCAGCAGAAGTCCAAGCCAGGATCACTGAAGTTAAAACTTTCCT TCAATGGCAAACCAGTTGTTCCAAATGATAATCAAGCCTCGGCGGTGAGCACAAGTCAAGACAGTTCCTTTCTGTCATCAAGTCTGGAAGACTTCACAGCTGTGGCCACCACCACCATGACCACGACAACGGGTATCGAGCAATCAGACTCCGGAGAAGACCTCATGCCATCGGAAAGAAGTCCGAGAGGACCCCCTCCTCCCTACCCCGGCACAGCATCCAACAAAATTGGAAGCATAGATGATCTCTTGGTCGCCAGTCAGTACGATTTACCACCACCTCCTGCTGCCAGTATGACAATTCTAGAAATTGAAGAAGAGCTCAA GAATCAGCCTGCCTCTCCCAGTACTCATGAAGCAATTCAGGGAATGCTTTCCATTGGTTTACCCAAGACAACAACAGACAGTGAAGTGCCAGTACAACCACATTCAACAGCACTGTCATCGTTCATGAGCCTACCGGCAAGGCTAGCCTTTGAAGAGCGGGCAAAACCCAAGGAGAAGAGGATCTATGCTGACTTAGAGGATAACCCAGACAGTCTTCCAACTTGCTTCCAAGATTCAAAATACG TGTATCCCACGTTAGATGAGGATGAAGGGCCCTTGTTCAAGTCAAGGTCCAAGAAGCCAAGGCGGGACCCTGCCGATGCACCTTGGAATCCAAAAGCCAAGCTGGTGGCGTCATGTCCCAAGCCTGATAGGCCAGTACGTGATGCTGCAAAGAAACCCAATGTTGAGTCAGGACTTGCCGAGGCTGCTGCAAGGCTAGCTAACCAG CCACGACCAAAGAGGCAGTACATCAGGAAAAAGCCGGTAGAAAAACCAGCAACCCCTGAGCCAATTCCAGGACCATCAACGTCAGGACTCAATCTCAGTCATTCCATGGGATCCAGCGCATTCCGACCACCCCTGAATACTGGGGGAATCAGTCTGTCCAGCAGTGCCCCAGGGTCATTTCTCAAGGATGCTATGAGAGATAAGGATCAGTCTGCAGCTGCCAAGT CCAAGAAACCCAAGAAAGGGATGGCCACGGCCAAGCAGAGGCTGAGCAAGATACTGAAGTTACAGAAAGGAGGCAGACTGATTCTCTGA